One genomic window of Cupriavidus malaysiensis includes the following:
- a CDS encoding cytochrome c1, giving the protein MKKLLSIFALAGACFAAAPAIASEGGYPLEPAPVQTSDLSSLQRGAKLFVNYCLNCHGASLMRYNRLKDIGLTDDQIRENLLFSADKVGETMTIAMHPKDAKSFFGATPPDLSVIARARGDDWLYTYLRTFYRDDNRATGWNNLVFPSVGMPHVLWELQGQRAAKFKEVEEHGETVHKFAGFEQLTPGKLSTVEYDQAVADLVGFLDWMSEPAQNQRKRLGVWVLLFLGMFTIFAWRLNAAYWKDIK; this is encoded by the coding sequence ATGAAAAAGCTGCTTTCGATCTTCGCACTCGCGGGCGCCTGCTTTGCCGCCGCTCCCGCCATCGCCAGCGAAGGGGGCTATCCCCTGGAGCCGGCGCCGGTGCAGACCAGCGACCTGTCGTCGCTGCAGCGCGGCGCGAAGCTGTTCGTCAACTACTGCCTGAACTGCCACGGCGCCTCCCTGATGCGGTACAACCGCCTCAAGGATATCGGCCTCACCGACGACCAGATCCGCGAAAACCTGCTGTTCTCCGCGGACAAGGTCGGCGAGACCATGACCATCGCCATGCACCCCAAGGACGCCAAGTCCTTCTTCGGCGCGACCCCGCCGGACCTGTCGGTGATCGCCCGCGCCCGCGGCGACGATTGGCTCTACACCTATCTCCGCACCTTCTACCGCGACGACAACCGCGCCACCGGCTGGAACAACCTCGTGTTCCCCAGCGTCGGCATGCCGCACGTGCTGTGGGAACTGCAGGGCCAGCGCGCCGCCAAGTTCAAGGAAGTGGAAGAGCATGGCGAGACCGTGCACAAGTTCGCCGGCTTCGAGCAACTCACGCCCGGCAAGCTGAGCACGGTCGAGTATGACCAGGCCGTGGCCGACCTGGTCGGCTTCCTCGACTGGATGTCCGAGCCGGCGCAGAACCAGCGCAAGCGCCTGGGCGTGTGGGTGCTGCTGTTCCTGGGCATGTTCACCATCTTCGCCTGGCGCCTGAACGCGGCCTACTGGAAAGACATCAAGTAA
- the petA gene encoding ubiquinol-cytochrome c reductase iron-sulfur subunit, translating to MSDQQSVKSVDKGRRTWLIATSVAGGIGGVAVAVPFVSTFAPSEKAKAAGAPVEADIGALKPGEMMTVEWRGKPVWILRRTDEMLASLKKTDVEVADPNSDVPFTMKTPEYCKNETRSRADHKDVLVVVGICSHLGCSPSGPFPAGANPQLGSDPGFLCPCHGSTFDLAGRVFKNKPAPQNLDVPPYQFLTDTKIVIGKDEKGEA from the coding sequence ATGAGTGACCAGCAAAGCGTGAAAAGCGTGGATAAGGGGCGTCGCACTTGGTTGATCGCGACGTCCGTGGCTGGCGGCATCGGAGGAGTGGCAGTGGCGGTGCCGTTTGTCAGTACGTTTGCGCCATCGGAGAAGGCCAAAGCGGCCGGCGCCCCGGTCGAGGCCGACATCGGTGCCCTCAAGCCTGGCGAGATGATGACGGTGGAGTGGCGCGGCAAGCCTGTGTGGATCCTGCGGCGCACCGATGAGATGCTGGCGTCTCTCAAGAAGACCGACGTCGAAGTGGCCGATCCGAACTCGGATGTGCCCTTCACCATGAAGACGCCCGAGTACTGCAAGAACGAAACCCGTTCACGCGCCGACCACAAGGACGTCCTGGTCGTGGTCGGCATCTGTTCCCACCTGGGCTGCTCGCCTTCCGGCCCGTTCCCCGCCGGCGCCAATCCCCAGCTCGGCAGCGATCCCGGCTTCCTCTGCCCCTGCCACGGCTCGACCTTCGATCTCGCCGGGCGCGTGTTCAAGAACAAGCCGGCCCCGCAGAACCTTGACGTTCCCCCATACCAGTTCCTGACCGACACCAAGATCGTGATCGGCAAGGACGAGAAAGGAGAGGCCTGA
- a CDS encoding cytochrome b, whose amino-acid sequence MAAEKEVKTTGLLGWIDARFPATQLWEDHLSKYYAPKNFNFWYFFGSLALLVLVIQIVTGIFLVMNYKPDGTLNAAGIPVAFASVEFIMREVPWGWLVRYMHSTGASAFFVVVYLHMFRGLLYGSYRKPRELVWIFGCLIFLCLMAEAFMGYLLPWGQMSYWGAQVIVNLFSAIPVIGQDLSLFIRGDYVVSDATLNRFFSFHVIAVPLVLLGLVVAHIIALHEVGSNNPDGVEIKAKKDENGIPLDGIPFHPYYSVHDLLGVGGFLMVFSAVIFFFPEVGGYFLESNNFFQADPLKTPPHIAPVWYFTPFYSMLRATTSNFLPILWVFFALLLGLVFLRSKDARIKIGALAIAVILAVGFYFIDAKFWGVLVMGGSVIVLFFLPWLDHSPVKSIRYRPAFHKSILIVFVVVFLVLGYLGVQPPSPVGEKVSQLGTLLYFAFFLTMPLWSRAGTFKPVPDRVTFTPH is encoded by the coding sequence ATGGCAGCCGAGAAAGAAGTCAAGACGACCGGCCTGCTGGGCTGGATCGACGCGCGTTTCCCCGCCACCCAGCTGTGGGAAGACCACCTCTCCAAGTACTACGCGCCAAAGAACTTCAACTTCTGGTACTTCTTCGGTTCGCTGGCGCTGCTGGTGCTGGTGATCCAGATCGTCACCGGCATCTTCCTGGTGATGAACTACAAGCCGGACGGCACGCTGAATGCGGCCGGCATCCCGGTCGCCTTCGCCAGCGTCGAGTTCATCATGCGCGAGGTGCCCTGGGGCTGGCTGGTGCGCTACATGCACTCGACCGGCGCCTCGGCCTTCTTCGTCGTGGTCTACCTGCACATGTTCCGCGGCCTGCTGTACGGTTCCTACCGCAAGCCGCGCGAGCTGGTGTGGATCTTCGGCTGCCTGATCTTCCTTTGCCTGATGGCCGAGGCCTTCATGGGCTACCTGCTGCCCTGGGGCCAGATGTCCTACTGGGGCGCGCAGGTGATCGTCAACCTGTTCTCGGCCATCCCGGTGATCGGCCAGGACCTGTCACTGTTCATCCGCGGCGACTACGTGGTCAGCGACGCCACGCTGAACCGCTTCTTCTCCTTCCACGTGATCGCCGTGCCGCTGGTGCTGCTTGGCCTGGTGGTGGCGCATATCATCGCGCTGCACGAAGTGGGCTCGAACAACCCCGACGGCGTCGAGATCAAGGCCAAGAAGGACGAGAACGGCATCCCGCTGGACGGCATCCCCTTCCACCCCTACTACTCGGTGCATGACCTGCTGGGCGTGGGCGGCTTCCTGATGGTGTTCTCGGCGGTGATCTTCTTCTTCCCCGAGGTCGGCGGCTACTTCCTGGAATCGAACAACTTCTTCCAGGCTGATCCGCTGAAGACCCCGCCGCACATTGCCCCGGTCTGGTACTTCACGCCGTTCTACTCGATGCTGCGCGCCACCACCTCGAACTTCCTGCCGATCCTGTGGGTGTTCTTCGCGCTGCTGCTGGGCCTGGTCTTCCTGCGCAGCAAGGATGCGCGTATCAAGATCGGCGCATTGGCCATCGCCGTGATCCTGGCGGTCGGCTTCTACTTCATCGACGCCAAGTTCTGGGGCGTGCTGGTGATGGGCGGCTCGGTCATCGTGCTGTTCTTCCTGCCCTGGCTGGACCACTCGCCGGTCAAGTCGATCCGCTACCGTCCTGCCTTCCACAAGTCGATCCTGATCGTCTTCGTGGTGGTGTTCCTGGTGCTCGGCTACCTGGGCGTGCAGCCACCGTCGCCGGTGGGCGAAAAGGTGTCGCAGCTCGGCACCCTGCTGTACTTCGCCTTCTTCCTGACCATGCCGCTGTGGAGCCGCGCCGGCACCTTCAAGCCGGTGCCGGACCGCGTGACCTTCACCCCGCACTGA